In Leptospira harrisiae, a genomic segment contains:
- a CDS encoding C40 family peptidase → MSLYRYLHIFLIFGCFTFGSLDFLFAQNLDSLVESVYNKQESLLIRSEIRKRLGDRANEPSIKEIVKSLRVWAVFESMPPTEFAEEVERFVILKDYGFNWEETEELIPYFITAKPNKKDIPYLGKFFKEMNLSKVSEETVLDLLRVAKAKQWSGASVLVAGRLVVLSQKKEPNSILTLKTLESLLPKQFETLSDEKKTKFFKDWYLASAGKIEEKHWEMIQTDSIQLSSKKTEKEKFQTSERRTEIIWNEQGEWVSKERPKLDPNLIFLEEQISSPEIVSSSEKDKRKLVDPVGRQWIGTPYLYGGFSRRGVDCSGLTKSILTDPKIGMNDRMIPRSARDQAQIGKSVVRDKQQIGNLVFFSASPNTSKITHVGMVLENGNFIHASTSRGVVIQSLNEKWWKERYVTGRDIFTVGK, encoded by the coding sequence ATGTCTTTGTATCGTTACTTACATATTTTTTTGATTTTTGGTTGTTTCACTTTTGGATCCTTGGATTTTCTTTTTGCACAAAATCTAGATTCGTTAGTGGAATCAGTTTACAATAAACAGGAATCACTTCTCATTCGTAGTGAAATTCGAAAACGTTTGGGAGATCGTGCCAATGAACCTTCCATCAAAGAGATTGTAAAATCTTTACGAGTTTGGGCTGTGTTTGAGTCAATGCCTCCAACTGAATTTGCAGAAGAAGTGGAACGGTTTGTGATCTTAAAAGATTATGGATTCAATTGGGAAGAGACAGAAGAGTTGATTCCCTATTTCATCACAGCCAAACCAAACAAAAAAGACATTCCGTATTTAGGTAAATTTTTTAAGGAAATGAACCTTTCGAAAGTTTCAGAAGAAACCGTTTTGGATCTTTTACGGGTTGCGAAAGCCAAACAATGGAGTGGTGCTTCGGTCCTTGTGGCAGGTAGGTTGGTTGTCTTATCTCAAAAAAAAGAACCCAATTCTATACTCACACTTAAAACTTTGGAATCCCTTCTTCCAAAACAATTTGAAACACTCAGTGATGAGAAAAAGACAAAGTTTTTCAAAGATTGGTATTTGGCCTCCGCGGGAAAAATTGAGGAAAAACATTGGGAGATGATTCAAACCGATTCAATTCAATTGAGTTCCAAAAAGACTGAAAAGGAAAAATTTCAAACTTCTGAAAGGCGAACAGAAATTATCTGGAATGAACAAGGGGAATGGGTGAGCAAAGAAAGACCAAAACTGGATCCCAATCTAATTTTTTTAGAAGAACAAATTTCCAGTCCGGAAATTGTCAGTAGCAGCGAAAAAGATAAACGGAAGTTAGTTGATCCAGTGGGTCGCCAATGGATAGGAACTCCTTATCTTTATGGTGGATTTTCACGAAGGGGTGTGGATTGTTCAGGACTGACAAAATCAATTCTCACAGATCCCAAAATCGGAATGAATGACCGAATGATTCCAAGGTCTGCAAGAGACCAAGCACAGATTGGAAAGTCCGTTGTTAGGGATAAACAACAAATTGGTAATTTAGTATTTTTCTCTGCTTCACCGAACACAAGTAAAATCACACATGTTGGGATGGTTTTAGAAAATGGAAATTTCATTCACGCTTCGACGAGTCGTGGAGTTGTGATCCAATCCTTAAATGAAAAATGGTGGAAGGAGAGATACGTGACTGGTCGAGATATTTTTACGGTAGGAAAATAG
- a CDS encoding lysylphosphatidylglycerol synthase transmembrane domain-containing protein, producing MRKLLFGILVSGIAVYFLSKNFDLAEFERLEGKINWWIFPLLFLSNLWAFVPFSIRWYYLLEKKISFSKAFTTAIIGVGLNMVLPARGGDLVRLIMNKRDTELPLTHLLSRIFLEKVMDLGSVVIIGASALFYMGLGQSKNLSLLLISTLVIVGMIVGLTVVRYFLDPLRNFIKKLFILIGKHSLYEEKLDHHLVEFSSFLKGDKLLKPVLYSIPTWVFGYAVSYYLAGLLIGMPLSFPEALLFMFLGGMGVAIPSAPSGIGVFHAAIISGFIILGRDPGEGLVYATVVHLTQFIITTSLALIAYLYWRLTHEKISN from the coding sequence ATGAGAAAATTATTATTTGGAATTTTAGTTTCAGGAATAGCGGTTTATTTTCTATCAAAGAACTTTGACCTTGCAGAATTCGAACGTTTGGAAGGGAAAATCAACTGGTGGATTTTCCCACTGTTGTTTTTATCCAATTTATGGGCTTTTGTTCCGTTTTCAATTCGATGGTATTATCTCTTAGAAAAAAAGATTAGTTTTTCAAAAGCATTTACCACGGCGATCATCGGAGTTGGGCTCAATATGGTTCTTCCTGCAAGAGGGGGTGACCTTGTTCGTTTGATCATGAACAAACGTGATACGGAACTTCCACTCACCCATTTACTGAGTCGTATTTTTTTAGAAAAGGTAATGGATCTTGGATCAGTTGTTATCATAGGAGCGTCCGCACTCTTTTATATGGGACTAGGACAATCCAAAAACCTAAGTTTACTACTAATATCCACACTTGTCATCGTTGGTATGATTGTTGGGTTAACAGTCGTTCGATATTTTTTGGACCCATTACGAAATTTTATCAAAAAACTATTTATCCTTATCGGCAAACACAGTCTATACGAAGAAAAGTTAGACCACCATCTTGTCGAATTTTCCTCCTTTTTAAAGGGTGACAAATTATTAAAACCAGTTCTTTATTCTATTCCCACTTGGGTTTTTGGGTATGCTGTTTCCTACTACCTTGCCGGTTTACTCATCGGAATGCCTCTTAGTTTCCCCGAAGCTTTATTATTTATGTTCCTCGGTGGGATGGGTGTTGCTATACCTTCAGCTCCTTCTGGAATAGGAGTATTTCATGCAGCTATCATATCTGGATTTATTATTTTAGGAAGAGACCCTGGAGAAGGACTTGTGTATGCAACGGTCGTCCACCTAACACAGTTTATAATTACAACAAGTTTAGCTTTAATTGCCTATCTATACTGGCGTTTGACTCACGAAAAAATATCAAATTAA
- a CDS encoding patatin-like phospholipase family protein: MKRIRLSKNPSLAQYLTLADLFKNLPHTVLREMKENTVREFLVGGEVLFEENSEGNDLYILAAGKLRYEKRGADGSIRDVGEFKRLDIIGELSLFTGEKRSATVKAIRDSELIRVPRNVALSILIKYPESLLQITKIIAERLANAKKENKEFFPLPRTFSILTSLPKTSLDEIIHKLGLIFLRYGSFCVVDESVFLDRTSELQSLAEKDREPWIIRFFSQMEAEYDFVFYLLEDKKEFTTWSERALRQSDSIILIKEATADPNCIQLESLLNQKEIKERNQVLVLLQPDVVNVLPGTIKHLQKRKYSRHFHVHFDRLDTWERLGRGLLGKSIGLALGGGGAKGFSHLGVLHAIEENQIPIDMVSGTSAGSIFSALIAMGESSQGSQEKAKAFWISKDLLNEYTVPVLSLTTGKKYTEAIRQFFGTIQIEDLWIPYFAVATDLSHSEIHVFDKGDLWKAIRASTSIPGVVPPFVDEGVVFVDGGVLDNVPGIALKEQGAGKIISVDVFGDIYPDQDRELSSYFDKSNPGVMANPLTQITNLINFNEILRPKFPPIGDIIIRSILASSRDRIRQTEKISDLFLQIPTNNFGLLDWFAYERLIELGYVSSIDKIIRNKEKFLNPTLH, translated from the coding sequence GTGAAACGAATCCGGTTGTCTAAAAATCCGAGTCTGGCTCAGTATCTGACTTTAGCAGACCTATTTAAAAATTTACCACATACGGTTCTTCGGGAAATGAAGGAAAATACCGTTCGAGAGTTTTTAGTGGGAGGTGAGGTTTTATTTGAAGAGAACTCAGAAGGAAATGATTTATACATTTTAGCCGCAGGAAAACTTCGTTATGAAAAACGAGGGGCAGATGGATCCATTCGGGATGTAGGTGAGTTCAAACGACTTGATATCATTGGAGAGCTCAGCTTATTCACAGGTGAAAAACGTTCGGCTACTGTAAAGGCAATTCGGGATTCGGAACTAATTCGGGTACCACGAAACGTGGCTTTGTCCATTTTGATTAAATACCCTGAAAGTTTGTTACAGATCACCAAAATCATCGCCGAAAGGTTGGCAAATGCCAAAAAAGAAAACAAAGAATTTTTTCCGCTTCCCCGGACCTTTTCTATTTTGACATCCCTCCCAAAAACATCTTTAGATGAAATCATTCATAAACTAGGACTTATTTTCCTTAGGTATGGTTCGTTTTGTGTTGTGGATGAATCCGTTTTTTTAGATCGAACAAGCGAGTTGCAGTCGTTAGCTGAAAAAGATAGAGAACCATGGATCATCCGTTTTTTTTCTCAAATGGAAGCTGAATATGATTTTGTTTTTTATCTATTAGAAGACAAAAAAGAATTCACCACTTGGTCGGAGAGAGCACTTAGGCAGTCAGATTCAATTATATTGATCAAAGAAGCCACAGCAGATCCTAATTGTATCCAGTTAGAATCCTTATTGAATCAAAAAGAAATCAAAGAGAGAAACCAAGTATTAGTCCTTCTCCAACCAGATGTTGTAAATGTACTTCCTGGTACGATCAAACATTTGCAAAAAAGAAAGTATAGTCGCCATTTTCATGTTCATTTTGATCGGTTGGATACTTGGGAAAGATTGGGAAGGGGATTACTCGGAAAATCGATAGGTTTAGCACTGGGTGGTGGTGGTGCAAAAGGATTTTCGCATCTAGGTGTTTTGCATGCGATAGAGGAAAATCAAATTCCCATTGATATGGTTTCTGGAACCAGTGCGGGTTCTATTTTTTCTGCTCTCATTGCAATGGGAGAATCGAGTCAAGGAAGTCAAGAAAAAGCAAAAGCCTTTTGGATCTCCAAAGACTTGTTAAACGAGTATACCGTTCCCGTTTTATCTCTTACCACCGGAAAAAAATATACTGAAGCCATCCGACAATTTTTTGGAACGATCCAAATCGAAGATTTATGGATTCCTTATTTTGCGGTTGCTACCGATTTGTCTCACTCTGAAATTCATGTGTTTGATAAAGGAGATTTGTGGAAAGCAATTCGAGCCAGTACATCCATTCCAGGTGTGGTTCCTCCATTTGTGGATGAAGGAGTTGTGTTTGTAGATGGAGGTGTTCTTGACAATGTTCCTGGAATTGCTTTGAAGGAACAAGGTGCCGGCAAAATCATTTCTGTAGATGTTTTTGGAGATATTTATCCTGACCAAGACCGGGAATTATCCTCTTATTTTGATAAATCAAATCCAGGTGTGATGGCAAATCCACTGACACAAATTACAAACTTAATTAACTTTAACGAAATTCTAAGGCCAAAGTTTCCTCCCATTGGAGACATTATCATTCGTTCCATTCTTGCTTCTAGTAGGGATCGGATCCGCCAAACAGAAAAAATATCAGATTTGTTTTTACAAATTCCTACGAATAATTTTGGGCTTTTGGATTGGTTTGCCTATGAACGTCTTATTGAACTGGGATATGTTTCATCGATTGATAAAATCATTCGTAATAAAGAGAAATTTCTAAATCCTACTTTACATTAG
- the ruvA gene encoding Holliday junction branch migration protein RuvA — protein sequence MIASLRGKLIQLEMDHLVLDVAGVGYEVHIPFPLHLECKDKMKEEIFLHIFHSITDRGERLFGFSTRKDRELFQLIKSLHGIGELTALKILSFFQADDLYKIAKEDDRKTLEKIPKVKGKTSEKILFEIKQNLKKLEIFLNDESTKTDSEDRETDLATLALIQLGFDEKTATKQVSDAKKINPLATASEIVKQVITGNR from the coding sequence ATGATTGCAAGTTTACGTGGGAAATTAATTCAATTAGAAATGGATCACCTGGTCTTAGATGTAGCGGGTGTCGGATACGAAGTTCATATTCCCTTTCCTTTACACTTAGAATGTAAGGACAAAATGAAAGAAGAGATTTTTTTACATATCTTTCATTCCATCACTGACAGAGGGGAACGACTGTTTGGATTTTCCACGAGGAAAGATCGTGAACTTTTTCAACTCATCAAATCCCTTCATGGAATTGGAGAACTTACTGCCTTAAAAATTTTATCTTTTTTTCAAGCAGACGATTTGTATAAAATCGCAAAAGAAGATGATCGAAAAACTTTGGAAAAAATTCCCAAAGTGAAAGGTAAAACTTCTGAAAAAATTCTTTTTGAAATCAAACAAAACTTAAAAAAACTAGAAATCTTTTTAAATGATGAATCCACAAAAACAGATTCCGAAGATAGAGAAACTGATTTGGCAACACTTGCCCTCATCCAACTTGGTTTTGACGAAAAAACTGCCACAAAACAAGTATCAGATGCAAAAAAAATAAACCCACTAGCAACCGCTTCTGAAATCGTCAAACAGGTGATTACAGGAAATCGTTAA
- a CDS encoding ABC transporter ATP-binding protein, translating into MLLRVHSLTKRFGKDEAVSSVSFDVNQGDYVAIIGPSGSGKTTLLSMLTGMLSPTEGDILYDQIKLSQISKQELAEIRARDLGLVFQFSELVGNLTIRENILLPALFTRKFSNDDYIRKCDYLIEHLKLGDIQNSLPRTLSGGQIQKAAIARSLINDPAILFADEPSGDLDPENSYLVQLLLNEYNKRNHSIILVTHDMKLAFDAQTVYEMKQGKFDQVIKGE; encoded by the coding sequence ATGTTACTCCGAGTCCACAGCCTGACCAAACGATTTGGCAAAGACGAAGCTGTCAGTTCCGTTAGTTTCGATGTGAACCAAGGTGACTATGTTGCCATCATTGGACCATCCGGATCGGGAAAAACCACTTTGCTTTCGATGCTTACGGGAATGCTTTCACCAACAGAAGGTGACATCCTTTACGACCAAATCAAACTTTCCCAAATTTCCAAACAAGAACTAGCAGAAATTCGGGCCCGTGACTTAGGACTCGTTTTTCAATTTTCCGAACTTGTGGGAAACTTAACGATCAGAGAAAACATCCTTTTGCCAGCACTCTTTACTCGTAAGTTTTCGAATGATGACTATATTCGTAAATGCGATTATTTGATAGAACATTTAAAGTTAGGTGATATCCAAAATTCTTTACCTCGTACTTTGTCGGGAGGACAAATCCAAAAAGCGGCAATTGCAAGGTCTCTCATCAATGATCCTGCCATCCTTTTTGCAGACGAACCTTCTGGAGATTTAGATCCAGAAAATAGTTATTTAGTCCAACTCCTCCTCAATGAATACAACAAACGAAATCATTCCATTATCCTTGTCACACATGATATGAAACTTGCTTTTGATGCCCAAACTGTTTATGAAATGAAACAGGGGAAATTCGACCAAGTCATTAAGGGAGAATGA
- a CDS encoding histidine triad nucleotide-binding protein has translation MENCLFCKIASGEIPTKKEYESENILVFHDITPQAPFHVLIIPKVHISSMNQIEDLDPAILKEIFHIIPKLTKQNGISEKGYRLVNNCGDFGGQTVHHIHFHLLGGRHMVWPPG, from the coding sequence ATGGAAAATTGTCTTTTCTGTAAAATTGCGAGTGGAGAAATCCCTACCAAAAAGGAATATGAATCGGAAAACATTCTCGTGTTTCACGACATCACTCCCCAAGCTCCCTTTCATGTCCTCATCATTCCCAAAGTTCATATTTCCAGTATGAACCAAATTGAAGATTTGGATCCTGCGATATTAAAAGAAATATTTCACATCATCCCCAAACTAACAAAACAAAACGGAATTTCCGAAAAAGGATATCGGTTAGTAAACAACTGTGGTGACTTTGGCGGACAAACCGTACACCACATCCACTTTCATCTGCTAGGTGGTCGTCACATGGTTTGGCCACCGGGTTAA
- a CDS encoding ABC transporter permease encodes MPNSLTSYFPILVGKKESYVNSVLEVIQLTYISFALRLLFRDRLYSVAYGLVGALFFTFFLLAIRIHFHLYSGVSLTSIVSFDQSPQILFYSTSFALMALFFFHCLHGLGDIGVMMAIGGNRLGCIWLHSLSLFFLFLPSFLLAIMINLAYLNPPADFGFISEIKSVFSCLVLFIALGLLVSVPTIGISSYIDPYKSIRRQK; translated from the coding sequence ATGCCAAATTCGCTTACTTCCTATTTTCCTATTTTAGTTGGTAAAAAAGAGTCTTACGTCAATTCTGTCCTGGAAGTGATACAACTCACCTACATTTCCTTTGCTCTTCGACTTCTCTTCCGGGATCGACTTTACTCGGTGGCCTATGGCCTTGTCGGTGCCCTATTTTTTACATTCTTTTTACTCGCTATTAGGATTCACTTCCATTTGTATTCTGGTGTGTCCCTTACTAGTATCGTTTCCTTTGACCAATCTCCCCAGATTCTTTTTTATTCCACGAGTTTTGCATTAATGGCTCTCTTTTTCTTTCATTGCCTTCATGGACTCGGTGACATTGGAGTGATGATGGCCATTGGAGGAAACAGGTTGGGTTGCATTTGGCTCCATTCTTTGTCCTTATTTTTCCTATTTTTACCAAGTTTCCTACTGGCGATCATGATAAACCTCGCATACTTAAATCCACCGGCAGATTTCGGATTCATCAGTGAGATCAAATCCGTTTTTTCTTGTTTGGTTCTCTTTATTGCACTAGGTTTACTTGTTTCTGTTCCCACCATTGGAATTAGTTCTTACATTGATCCTTATAAATCCATCCGGAGACAGAAATAA
- a CDS encoding patatin-like phospholipase family protein, whose product MGKKKALVLSGGGARGAYQAGVLRYLEEIHWKPDIICGTSVGAINACAIGSGMNSSRLSELWLRLNQKNIMRYSIWNMLKGLFRKKYYPLVETYPLKKFIHENLDFTKLNESKTKVIISAVNILSSELKFFENPNLQIEHILASSAIPMIFPWQIIDGEPYWDGGVMANTPILPALTNEASEIVVVLLSPVGGMRVMDAPKTKDEALERLFELYLLGSYRSVEQGLEYRKTVMKGLTPIENFLFGLRTDYKNANISVIAPKQMLGLGSILNFKKDQAELLLNQGYEDAKDFFSKQK is encoded by the coding sequence ATGGGAAAAAAGAAAGCACTCGTATTGTCTGGGGGAGGTGCGAGAGGTGCGTACCAAGCAGGTGTTTTGCGATATTTAGAAGAAATCCATTGGAAACCGGATATCATTTGTGGAACTTCTGTAGGTGCCATTAATGCTTGTGCCATTGGTTCGGGAATGAATTCCAGTCGATTGTCTGAGTTATGGCTTAGACTCAATCAGAAAAATATAATGCGATATTCGATTTGGAATATGTTAAAAGGACTCTTTCGAAAAAAATATTACCCACTGGTCGAAACTTATCCTCTTAAAAAATTCATTCATGAAAATTTGGATTTCACGAAACTGAATGAATCTAAAACAAAAGTAATCATTTCTGCAGTAAACATTCTGAGTTCGGAATTAAAATTTTTTGAAAATCCTAACTTACAAATTGAACATATACTTGCATCGTCTGCCATCCCAATGATTTTCCCTTGGCAAATCATTGATGGTGAACCGTATTGGGATGGGGGAGTGATGGCAAATACTCCGATTCTTCCGGCACTCACAAATGAAGCATCTGAAATTGTAGTCGTGTTACTTTCTCCGGTTGGTGGTATGCGAGTGATGGATGCTCCGAAAACAAAAGATGAGGCCCTAGAAAGGTTGTTTGAGTTATATTTACTTGGTTCCTATAGAAGTGTAGAACAAGGATTGGAATATAGAAAGACAGTTATGAAAGGCCTCACTCCGATTGAAAACTTTTTATTCGGACTTAGAACAGATTATAAAAATGCAAACATTTCAGTAATCGCACCAAAGCAAATGTTAGGTTTAGGTAGCATTTTAAATTTTAAAAAAGACCAAGCAGAACTGTTATTAAATCAAGGTTATGAAGATGCCAAAGATTTTTTTTCGAAACAAAAATAG
- a CDS encoding VOC family protein, with the protein MSRPFKVLGIQQVAIGGESKEKLSKFWVEVMGLTKVSDYRSEKENVDEDILSMGNGPFKVEIDLMQPIDPNKSPKVHDPKLNHIGLWIDKLEECVEYLTKQGVRFTPGGIRKGAAGYNVCFIHPKGNEEFPLCSEGVLVELVQAPEDVIKALS; encoded by the coding sequence ATGTCCCGTCCTTTCAAAGTATTAGGAATCCAACAAGTAGCCATCGGTGGCGAATCAAAAGAAAAGTTATCCAAGTTTTGGGTAGAGGTGATGGGACTAACAAAAGTTTCTGATTACAGAAGCGAAAAAGAAAATGTGGATGAAGACATTTTGTCCATGGGAAATGGACCGTTTAAGGTTGAGATTGATTTAATGCAACCCATTGATCCAAATAAAAGTCCCAAAGTTCATGACCCAAAACTAAATCATATTGGCCTTTGGATTGATAAATTGGAAGAATGTGTGGAGTATTTGACCAAACAAGGAGTTCGGTTCACTCCAGGCGGAATCAGAAAAGGTGCGGCAGGTTATAACGTTTGTTTCATTCATCCAAAAGGAAATGAAGAATTTCCGCTTTGTAGCGAAGGGGTTCTCGTCGAACTTGTACAAGCTCCAGAAGATGTAATCAAAGCATTAAGTTAA
- a CDS encoding ROK family protein encodes MGNAIGVDIGGGSIKVSLFDKKGDELRSQISPTPEHLDNQSFLKNLKDTIRPLIPDAIGIGVGSPGPLDNERGVMISSANMQGLKNLPIKEELKKEFSLPVWYENDANCAALGEAYFGSYKNTESQLIVTLGTGVGGGFVNRGILYSGYLGNGIEIGHTTSVIGGALCGCGVKGCVESYFSTRGFLNRYAEKSNQTLGNAEEFFQLVRKKDSLALEILHFGTLALAHAVRGAIHLLNPEAVVFVGGITKSYDLYGKLLESEIRTTIFPVLNDRLKIGAGGSLSGALGAASLVFSKEKV; translated from the coding sequence TTGGGAAATGCCATCGGAGTGGATATCGGTGGAGGGAGCATCAAAGTTAGCCTCTTTGACAAAAAAGGAGACGAACTTAGGTCACAAATTTCCCCCACTCCCGAACATTTGGACAACCAAAGTTTTTTAAAAAATTTAAAAGATACAATTCGTCCGCTCATACCCGATGCCATTGGAATTGGAGTTGGATCCCCCGGTCCCTTAGACAATGAACGAGGGGTTATGATTTCCAGCGCCAATATGCAAGGCCTAAAAAACTTACCAATCAAAGAAGAACTTAAAAAAGAATTTTCATTGCCCGTTTGGTATGAAAATGATGCCAATTGCGCTGCTCTTGGGGAAGCCTACTTTGGATCATATAAAAACACAGAATCACAACTCATCGTCACCTTAGGAACCGGAGTTGGTGGTGGGTTTGTCAATAGAGGAATTCTTTATTCTGGTTATCTAGGCAATGGGATTGAAATTGGACATACCACTTCTGTGATTGGTGGAGCACTTTGCGGATGCGGGGTTAAAGGTTGTGTGGAGAGTTATTTTTCTACACGTGGTTTTTTAAATCGTTATGCGGAAAAATCCAACCAAACATTGGGAAATGCAGAAGAATTTTTTCAATTGGTCCGTAAAAAAGATTCACTTGCACTAGAAATTTTACATTTTGGAACATTAGCACTGGCTCATGCAGTACGAGGGGCCATTCATTTGCTTAACCCGGAAGCGGTAGTTTTTGTAGGTGGGATCACTAAATCCTATGATTTATATGGTAAACTTTTAGAATCTGAAATTAGAACTACCATATTCCCCGTGTTAAACGACCGGCTCAAAATCGGAGCGGGCGGAAGTTTGTCAGGTGCTTTAGGTGCTGCATCTCTTGTTTTTTCTAAGGAGAAAGTATAA
- a CDS encoding restriction endonuclease, translating into MAFFIFVGAAVIMLGFLLTFIVGQRRDSYAKALSLATLGNFLDARALVREKLEEDHQNPYGHYVMAKIYAMENDPLNEAKHLEIIKKNNRYTKEIDSVTVSNRIADIYYTKDFFEEAFFHYLDTLQADRSNPIACLRLGFMALGQKEFKIAEHFFSRIPEEKINLSSYFIARGVISGVTGGGKEREYFEKAYKLEKSPVSGFLYALSLSRENKHKDAVKTAVAISEQIEDEFVRFTLFQFLMTEAILMQNFPEALKYGRLCLEMARLNAWPSEIIETSIHFAMITVYMGRLDDASEYLIEAEAERLDDPDVVALANLKYRLERGTGTVESLTHEYDLSRELNLLSVNLFPNSRYFELSGMRSSKPFNIKGMVDDAGKKLTSKLDMLGLDKFEKFISLPGTNFKNQATRMVMSMGYRVTKEMSNPEADGVNLLASSKEDVNKRALFRVRKWKDAKVSDVFLREMTNQMEELGATKGYVVGNFDVTEAGKKIIAASNGALEMYSGDLFEDLLNKTM; encoded by the coding sequence TTGGCATTTTTTATCTTTGTGGGAGCAGCTGTGATTATGCTCGGGTTTCTTTTGACCTTCATTGTTGGCCAAAGAAGGGATAGTTATGCCAAGGCCTTGAGTCTCGCCACACTTGGGAATTTTTTAGATGCACGGGCCCTCGTGCGAGAAAAGCTCGAAGAAGACCACCAAAACCCTTACGGACACTATGTAATGGCAAAAATCTATGCCATGGAAAATGATCCCTTAAACGAGGCCAAACACCTCGAAATCATTAAAAAGAACAACCGGTATACAAAAGAAATCGATTCCGTCACGGTTTCGAACCGCATTGCTGATATTTATTATACAAAAGATTTTTTTGAAGAAGCCTTCTTTCACTATTTGGATACTCTCCAAGCGGATCGCTCCAATCCCATCGCTTGCCTCCGTTTAGGTTTTATGGCACTTGGACAAAAAGAATTTAAAATTGCGGAACATTTCTTTTCTCGAATCCCGGAAGAAAAAATCAATCTTTCCTCATACTTCATTGCCCGTGGTGTGATTTCTGGTGTGACCGGCGGGGGAAAGGAAAGGGAATATTTTGAAAAGGCGTACAAACTAGAAAAGTCACCAGTCTCCGGATTTTTATATGCGCTCTCTCTTTCTCGGGAGAACAAACACAAAGACGCTGTAAAAACGGCTGTTGCCATCAGCGAACAGATCGAAGACGAGTTTGTTCGGTTTACTCTCTTTCAATTTTTAATGACAGAAGCCATCCTCATGCAAAATTTTCCTGAGGCATTAAAGTATGGGCGTTTGTGTTTGGAAATGGCGAGACTCAATGCCTGGCCTAGCGAAATCATAGAAACAAGCATTCACTTTGCAATGATCACTGTCTATATGGGGAGGCTCGATGATGCTTCTGAATATTTGATCGAAGCAGAAGCCGAACGATTGGATGATCCTGATGTAGTGGCTTTAGCAAATTTAAAATATAGATTGGAACGTGGGACGGGGACAGTCGAATCGCTCACCCATGAGTATGATCTCTCGAGAGAACTTAATTTATTATCTGTAAACTTATTTCCCAATTCTAGATACTTTGAACTGAGTGGAATGCGTTCTTCCAAACCATTTAATATCAAAGGAATGGTGGATGATGCAGGAAAAAAACTAACTTCGAAACTTGATATGTTGGGACTCGATAAATTTGAAAAGTTTATCAGTCTACCTGGAACCAATTTCAAAAATCAAGCCACTCGTATGGTCATGAGTATGGGATATCGTGTGACAAAGGAAATGTCGAATCCAGAAGCGGATGGGGTAAATTTACTTGCCTCTTCTAAAGAAGATGTAAACAAAAGAGCCTTATTTCGAGTTCGTAAATGGAAGGATGCAAAAGTATCCGATGTATTCCTACGCGAGATGACAAACCAAATGGAAGAGTTAGGTGCGACCAAAGGTTATGTGGTTGGAAATTTTGATGTCACTGAGGCCGGCAAAAAAATCATCGCTGCAAGTAACGGGGCTCTCGAGATGTACAGTGGGGATTTGTTTGAGGATCTTCTCAACAAAACAATGTAA